One Aphidius gifuensis isolate YNYX2018 linkage group LG3, ASM1490517v1, whole genome shotgun sequence DNA window includes the following coding sequences:
- the LOC122852452 gene encoding atypical protein kinase C isoform X2 yields MPTQTAENDDIRVKIIYNGQVQITYITAGMTVGKLREEMRTICGFSAATSSGNDQFTMKWVDDEGDPCRIASQQELDEALRLYELEKDTEITIHVFPNVPAAPGMPCQGEDRSIYRRGARRWRKLYRVNGHIFQAKRFNRKAFCAYCGDRIWGLGRQGFKCIQCKLLVHKKCHKDVRKPCSNIQQPPSLSSDSQNVDKNGDQVSSDSPPFSPTSHIDDDNNGETSTVDEQPQRGPSGDSEESALDPIAGADGSGEMQRQHSLNDFELIRVIGRGSYAKVLMVELKRTKDIYAMKVIKKALVTDDEDIDWVQTEKHVFETASNHPFLVGLHSCFQTPSRLFFVIEFVRGGDLMFHMQRQRRLPEEHARFYAAEISLALNFLHAKGIIYRDLKLDNVLLDHEGHVKLTDYGMCKEGVREGDTTATFCGTPNYIAPEILRGEDYSFSVDWWALGVLLFEMLAGRSPFDIAGASENPDQNTEDYLFQVILQKTIRIPRSLSVKATSVLKGFLCKDPTERLGCGHGQAAFLDIVSHPFFKSIEWESLEKKQVTPPYKPRLDSDRDLANFPPEFTDEPVHLTPDDPKVIDKIDQSEFEGFEYVNPLLMSREDCV; encoded by the exons ATGCCTACACAAACAGCTGAGAACGACGATATTcgtgttaaaattatttataatgg aCAAGTACAAATAACGTACATAACTGCTGGAATGACAGTTGGTAAATTACGAGAGGAAATGCGGACAATTTGTGGTTTTAGTGCTGCAACTTCATCTGGCAATGATCAATTTACAATGAAATGGGTAGACGATGAGGGTGATCCATGTCGTATTGCATCACAACAAGAACTTGACGAAGCACTTCGTCTTTATGAACTTGAAAAAGACACTGAAATAACAATTCATg TATTTCCAAATGTTCCAGCAGCACCGGGTATGCCATGCCAGGGTGAAGACA ggAGTATTTATAGACGTGGAGCACGAAGATGGAGAAAATTATACAGAGTAAATGGTCATATATTTCAAGCAAAACGTTTCAATCGt aaagCATTTTGTGCTTATTGTGGAGATCGTATTTGGGGATTAGGTAGACAAGGTTTCAAGTGTATACAATGTAAGCTTCTTGTTCATAAAAAATGTCACAAAGATGTGAGAAAGCCATGTTCAAATATTCAACAACCACCATCACTTTCAAGTGATTCacaaaatgttgataaaaatggtGATCAAGTATCATCTGACTCACCACCATTTAGTCCAACATCacatattgatgatgataataatggtgAAACATCAACTGTTGATGAACAACCCCAACGTGGTC caAGTGGTGATAGTGAAGAATCAGCACTTGATCCAATTGCTGGTGCTGATGGTAGTGGTGAAATGCAACGACAACATTcattaaatgattttgaattaatacgTGTTATTGGACGTGGTTCATATGCTAAAGTATTAATGGTTGAATTAAAACGTACAAAAGATATATATGCAatgaaagttattaaaaaagcaCTTGTTACTGATGATGAAGATATTGATTGGGTACAAACAGAAAAACATGTATTTGAAACAGCATCAAATCATCCATTTTTAGTTGGTTTACATTCATGTTTTCAAACACCATcacgtttattttttgttattgaattTGTACGTGGTGGTGATTTAATGTTTCATATGCAAAGACAACGTCGTTTACCAGAAGAACATGCACGTTTTTATGCTGCTGAAATAAGTCttgcattaaattttttgcatGCTAAAGGAATTATATATCgtgatttaaaattagataatgtATTACTTGATCATGAAGGACATGTTAAATTAACTGATTATGGAATGTGTAAAGAAGGTGTTAGAGAAGGTGATACAACAGCAACATTTTGTGGTACACCAAATTATATTGCACCAGAAATATTACGTGGTGAAGATTATAGTTTTTCAGTTGATTGGTGGGCACttggtgtattattatttgaaatgcTTGCTGGACGTAGTCCATTTGATATTGCTGGTGCATCTGAAAATCCCGATCAAAATActgaagattatttatttcaagttatattacaaaaaacaattcgTATACCACGTTCATTATCAGTTAAAGCAACATCTGTACTCAAAGGTTTTCTATGTAAAGATCCAACTGAACGTCTTGGTTGTGGACATGGTCAAGCTGCTTTTCTTGATATTGTATCTCATccatttttcaaatcaattgaATGGGAATCG ttggaaaaaaaacagGTCACACCACCGTACAAGCCACGCCTTGACTCTGACCGGGATTTGGCAAACTTTCCACCGGAATTTACAGATGAGCCTGTTCATTTAACACCCGATGATCC TAAAGTCATTGATAAAATAGACCAGAGTGAATTTGAAGGATTTGAATATGTCAATCCTCTTTTGATGTCACGTGAAGATTGCGTGTGA
- the LOC122852454 gene encoding actin-related protein 2/3 complex subunit 3, giving the protein MPAYHSCFVKNTSSLGNMALLPLKTSFRGPAPTCPPGTEQDIIDEALYFFKANVFFRTYEIKSSADRVLIYITLYITECLKKLQKCANQNQATTEMYSLAISKFDIPGESGFPLNSVYAKPNNPTEADQMRQYLQQIRQETAARLVEKVYSENGKPSKWWLCFAKKKFMDKSLSGPGQ; this is encoded by the exons ATGCCG gcGTATCATTCTTGCTTTGTTAAAAATACCTCGTCACTTGGTAACATGGCTTTGCTTCCATTGAAGACGAGTTTTCGTGGACCAGCTCCAACTTGTCCACCAGGTACTGAGCAAGATATCATTGATGAAGCTCTTTATTTCTTCAAGGCCAATGTCTTTTTCAGAACCTATGAAATTaag aGTAGTGCTGATAGAgtacttatatatattacattgtACATTACTGAAtgcttgaaaaaattacaaaaatgtgCAAATCAAAATCAAGCAACAACTGAAATGTACTCACTTGCAATATCAAAGTTTGATATACCTGGTGAATCTGGTTTTCCATTGAATTCAGTTTATGCCAAACCAAACAATCCAACTGAAGCTG atcaAATGAGACAATATTTGCAACAAATAAGACAAGAAACAGCAGCAAGATTAGTTGAAAAAGTATACAGTGAAAATGGTAAACCAAGTAAATGGTGGTTGTgttttgctaaaaaaaaatttatggataAATCATTATCAGGACCTggtcaataa
- the LOC122852453 gene encoding anaphase-promoting complex subunit 2 codes for MSCQSSIVDIFSRVKYAYPILEGKVKNICTDEEYTKIVEEIKNANLTKRFETLINHEIERYIRQKISPSFWSKFKNTTNEEHGFDEFKIAVDELYDNVRSFVPLLERLEELTRTGEQSRDITIQRKAQILSHFKLIVRATLLSQLPLSHEIIIEHFYKIAFNVFCNTDSVNTDSGDQEGSECAGCNKELNSCKCQDIVCTFHEINCKLIELELLERLVGNVLTSLIYIRIKDHVTQVCDRSFDVSQLAPLENWLETVVLSWLTRIYSGGSSKSMSLDEKIRIAIFKFKQKLSHYLYETYTKIRIDQLFNIIIEYDDSKPAIEDLRICLERTDLRKTLVHSLQDALKTRLLHPGVNTSDILTAYIAAIKALKQLDPTGVLLETVTEPIKSYLRSRTDTVRCVISGLLDDYPSDLADELVKGELLQLDDGSIDEDNENWDNWMPDPVDADPTKSTQRRMSDIISMLVSVYGSQDLFVNEYRTLLADRLLSQLNYHTEREIRHLELLKRRFGENQLHYCEVMLKDIYDSKRIDGLIQTNNTYTNDNIPFSTSSLILSAQFWPPFKEEWKLELPKFIQQHLNKYVKIFETLKGNRTLCWKPHLGNVHLEIELKDRKIDIHCAPIQATIIINFQNKKQWSLDELAEKIHVPATVLRRKITLWVSQGILKEINTDVFLLQEESVTKNRTVAELVEDEENESAMASASDQREEELQVFWSYIVGMLTNLDSMPLERIHQMLKMFANRGPGAVECGLPELRHFLDNKVRAHQLLFSGGLYRLPRL; via the exons atgtcatgTCAAAGctcaattgttgatatattttcaagagTAAAATATGCATATCCAATATTGGAAGGAAAG gtgaaaaatatttgtactGATGAAGAGTATACAAAAATagttgaagaaattaaaaatgcaaatttaacaaaaagatTTGAAACACTTATTAATCATGAAATTGAACGTTATATTAGACAAAAAATATCTCCTTCATTTtggtcaaaatttaaaaatacaacaaatgaaGAACATggttttgatgaatttaaaattgctGTTGATGAACTTTATGATAATGTAAGGTCATTTGTACCACTGTTAGAACGATTGGAAGAATTAACACGTACTGGTGAACAATCAAGAGATATAACAATTCAAAGAAAAGCTCAAATATTatctcattttaaattaattgtcagAGCAACATTATTAAGTCAATTGCCATTATcacatgaaataattattgaacatttttataaaattgcatttaatgttttttgcaATACTGACTCTGTCAATAcag ATTCTGGTGATCAAGAAGGATCAGAATGTGCTGGTTGcaataaagaattaaatagTTGTAAATGTCAAGATATTGTTTGTACatttcatgaaataaattgtaaacTTATTGAACTTGAACTTTTAGAACGTTTAGTTGGTAATGTACTAACatcattgatttatattaGAATAAAAGATCATGTTACACAAGTTTGTGATAGATCATTTGATGTATCACAATTGGCACCACTTGAAAAT tGGCTAGAGACAGTTGTATTGAGTTGGTTAACTCGTATATATTCTGGTGGTTCATCAAAATCAATGagtcttgatgaaaaaattcgtattgcaatatttaaatttaaacaaaaattatcacattatttatatgagacatatacaaaaatacgtattgatcaattatttaatattataattgagTATGATGATTCAAAACCAGCAATTGAAGATTTACGTATATGTTTAGAACGTACTGATTTACGTAAAACATTAGTACATAGTCTTCAAGATGCACTTAAAACACGTTTATTACATCCAGGTGTTAATACATCAGATATATTAACAGCATATATTGCAGCAATAAAAGCCCTTAAACAACTTGATCCAACTGGTGTATTACTTGAAACAGTTACTGAAccaataaaatcatatttacgTAGTCGTACTGATACAGTACGTTGTGTTATATCTGGATTACTTGATGATTATCCAAGTGATTTAGCTGATGAATTAGTTAAAGGTGAATTATTACAACTTGATGATGGTTCAATTGATGAAGATAATGAAAATTGGGATAATTGGATGCCAGATCCAGTTGATGCTGATCCAACAAAATCAACTCAACGACGTATGTCTGATATAATATCAATGTTAGTTAGTGTTTATGGTAGTCAAgatttatttgtcaatgaaTATCGTACATTACTTGCTGATCGTTTATTatcacaattaaattatcatactGAACGTGAAATACGTCatttagaattattaaaaagacgTTTTGGTGAAAATCAATTACATTATTGTGAAGTTATGCTTAAAGATATATATGATTCAAAAAGAATTGATGGTttaatacaaacaaataatacttatacaaatgataatataccattttcaacatcatcattaatattatcagcTCAATTTTGGCCACCATTTAAAGAAGAATGGAAACTTGAATTACCAAAATTTATAcaacaacatttaaataaatatgttaaaatatttgaaacattAAAAGGTAATAGAACATTATGTTGGAAACCACATTTAGGTAATGTACATCttgaaattgaattaaaagatcgtaaaattgatatacatTGTGCACCAATACAagcaacaattattattaattttcaaaataaaaaacaatggaGCTTAGATGAACTTGctgaaaaaattcatgtacCAGCAACAGTATTACGtagaaaaattacattatGGGTATCACAAGgtatattaaaagaaataaatacagatgtatttttattacaagaaGAAAGTGTTACTAAAAATCGTACTGTTGCTGAACTTgttgaagatgaagaaaatgaaAGTGCAATGGCATCTGCTAGTGATCAACGTGAAGAAGAATTACAAGTATTTTGGTCATATATTGTTGGTATGCTGACAAATTTAGACTCAATGCCATTAGAAAGAATTcatcaaatgttaaaaatgttTGCTAATCGTGGTCCTGGTGCTGTTGAGTGTGGTTTACCTGAATTACGTCATTTTTTGGATAACAAAGTTCGTGCACATCAGTTATTATTTTCTGGTGGTTTATATCGTTTACCAAgactttaa
- the LOC122852452 gene encoding atypical protein kinase C isoform X1, whose protein sequence is MAWGYWSATTVSDRGRSPRREKDKSSNSTYQTPSEITGVSIPLSASQQMTDLGVLDDDETNPMEGNTFYTYSMAANAAAAVGAGRHTPIIGESSSSGIEHYPRASTSTYPGSPGSDSAEYEQPSLSMNLHSTYVQQHEPDPNRTEVICHSIGTSSLDRRTKSFKGHRHDNIGDEESTDIEIEDEIIIPERIYESRKGSLGGFASSIVACKLHGHGSGIDHGGSGVDHGGSMGSLGYEHCPSGPRPAYASQVWLNDIAWVFPNVPAAPGMPCQGEDRSIYRRGARRWRKLYRVNGHIFQAKRFNRKAFCAYCGDRIWGLGRQGFKCIQCKLLVHKKCHKDVRKPCSNIQQPPSLSSDSQNVDKNGDQVSSDSPPFSPTSHIDDDNNGETSTVDEQPQRGPSGDSEESALDPIAGADGSGEMQRQHSLNDFELIRVIGRGSYAKVLMVELKRTKDIYAMKVIKKALVTDDEDIDWVQTEKHVFETASNHPFLVGLHSCFQTPSRLFFVIEFVRGGDLMFHMQRQRRLPEEHARFYAAEISLALNFLHAKGIIYRDLKLDNVLLDHEGHVKLTDYGMCKEGVREGDTTATFCGTPNYIAPEILRGEDYSFSVDWWALGVLLFEMLAGRSPFDIAGASENPDQNTEDYLFQVILQKTIRIPRSLSVKATSVLKGFLCKDPTERLGCGHGQAAFLDIVSHPFFKSIEWESLEKKQVTPPYKPRLDSDRDLANFPPEFTDEPVHLTPDDPKVIDKIDQSEFEGFEYVNPLLMSREDCV, encoded by the exons atggcTTGGGGCTACTGGAGCGCAACAACAGTGAGTGATCGTGGTCGTTCTCCCCGTCGGGAAAAAGATAAATCTTCAAATTCAACTTATCAAACACCATCAGAAATAACTGGTGTATCAATACCATTATCAGCATCACAACAAATGACTGATCTTGGtgtacttgatgatgatgaaacaaATCCAATGGAGGGtaatacattttatacatattcaaTGGCAGCAAATGCTGCAGCAGCTGTTGGAGCTGGACGACATACACCAATAATTGGTGAAAGTTCATCATCTGGTATTGAACATTATCCAAGAGCAAGTACAAGTACATATCCAGGTTCACCTGGTAGTGATTCAGCTGAATATGAACAACCAAgtttatcaatgaatttacATTCAACATATGTACAACAACATGAACCAGATCCAAATCGTACTGAAGTTATTTGTCATTCAATTGGTACATCATCACTTGACAGAAGAACAAAAAGTTTTAAAGGACATCGTCATGATAATATTGGTGATGAAGAAAGTACTGATATTGAAATTgaagatgaaattattattcctGAAAGAATTTATGAAAGTCGTAAAGGTAGTTTAGGAGGTTTTGCCTCAAGTATTGTTGCATGTAAACTTCATGGACATGGTTCTGGTATTGATCATGGTGGTTCTGGTGTTGATCATGGTGGTTCTATGGGATCACTTGGATATGAACATTGTCCATCTGGACCTAGACCAGCTTATGCATCTCAGGTCTGGCTCAATGACATCGCCTGGG TATTTCCAAATGTTCCAGCAGCACCGGGTATGCCATGCCAGGGTGAAGACA ggAGTATTTATAGACGTGGAGCACGAAGATGGAGAAAATTATACAGAGTAAATGGTCATATATTTCAAGCAAAACGTTTCAATCGt aaagCATTTTGTGCTTATTGTGGAGATCGTATTTGGGGATTAGGTAGACAAGGTTTCAAGTGTATACAATGTAAGCTTCTTGTTCATAAAAAATGTCACAAAGATGTGAGAAAGCCATGTTCAAATATTCAACAACCACCATCACTTTCAAGTGATTCacaaaatgttgataaaaatggtGATCAAGTATCATCTGACTCACCACCATTTAGTCCAACATCacatattgatgatgataataatggtgAAACATCAACTGTTGATGAACAACCCCAACGTGGTC caAGTGGTGATAGTGAAGAATCAGCACTTGATCCAATTGCTGGTGCTGATGGTAGTGGTGAAATGCAACGACAACATTcattaaatgattttgaattaatacgTGTTATTGGACGTGGTTCATATGCTAAAGTATTAATGGTTGAATTAAAACGTACAAAAGATATATATGCAatgaaagttattaaaaaagcaCTTGTTACTGATGATGAAGATATTGATTGGGTACAAACAGAAAAACATGTATTTGAAACAGCATCAAATCATCCATTTTTAGTTGGTTTACATTCATGTTTTCAAACACCATcacgtttattttttgttattgaattTGTACGTGGTGGTGATTTAATGTTTCATATGCAAAGACAACGTCGTTTACCAGAAGAACATGCACGTTTTTATGCTGCTGAAATAAGTCttgcattaaattttttgcatGCTAAAGGAATTATATATCgtgatttaaaattagataatgtATTACTTGATCATGAAGGACATGTTAAATTAACTGATTATGGAATGTGTAAAGAAGGTGTTAGAGAAGGTGATACAACAGCAACATTTTGTGGTACACCAAATTATATTGCACCAGAAATATTACGTGGTGAAGATTATAGTTTTTCAGTTGATTGGTGGGCACttggtgtattattatttgaaatgcTTGCTGGACGTAGTCCATTTGATATTGCTGGTGCATCTGAAAATCCCGATCAAAATActgaagattatttatttcaagttatattacaaaaaacaattcgTATACCACGTTCATTATCAGTTAAAGCAACATCTGTACTCAAAGGTTTTCTATGTAAAGATCCAACTGAACGTCTTGGTTGTGGACATGGTCAAGCTGCTTTTCTTGATATTGTATCTCATccatttttcaaatcaattgaATGGGAATCG ttggaaaaaaaacagGTCACACCACCGTACAAGCCACGCCTTGACTCTGACCGGGATTTGGCAAACTTTCCACCGGAATTTACAGATGAGCCTGTTCATTTAACACCCGATGATCC TAAAGTCATTGATAAAATAGACCAGAGTGAATTTGAAGGATTTGAATATGTCAATCCTCTTTTGATGTCACGTGAAGATTGCGTGTGA